Genomic segment of Porites lutea chromosome 13, jaPorLute2.1, whole genome shotgun sequence:
TAGtaagagctctgattggcttagccatcagggtatatgagccattataccatgctctcgaaatatggtaaccGCAGgcatctgctcaaaattaaaacaagctgaaaatcggttggtTTTCTACAAATAAAGTCGTGAATAATTTTcgatatttttaataaaacaattattccactcgcgttTGTTGGATATgggatgattatagccaactctgCGCTAGTAAcacgcctcgttggctatctcaCCCGCATCctatatccaacgcgcactcgtggaataattgttaaatatgtaCTACACTTAGATTTGTATGTTactagatttttttttactttttttagaagTAAAAACTTTATCCTTAAAATGAAGCAAATGATGTTGTTTAACTACATGTAAGTAAAATGCCCTTTCTTATTCTTGCTCAAGCAGAAATCCCTGCAGGATTTGGCACCGGTAGCAGAACTCCACAATCCAACCTGCAAGCCCTCGTCCACACTAATGTGGAGCTGATTTGTAACCCCACTGGTGAACCGAAGCCTACAGTTAGATGGCGCTTTGGTCCAATGCTCGTACAGGATTCTGGCAGACATCGCATCCTATCCAATGGAAATTTAAGGATAAGCAACTTAACTGAATCTGATTCTGGCGAGTACACTTGCGAGGTGTCAAATCGTCTTGCAAAGGCATCCAGGAAAGGCTTTCTCAGGGTAGTAGGTATGTGTCTTTGTAGGAGTTGTTGCAAGCATCAGTCGCTCcgtgtaagggaatccggattccagtaAATTTTGGCTCCTGGAAACGGGAATGAAGGAAATTTTGTCTTGTGGAATTCGaaatcctgggttttggaatccggaatgcagcTTAAGGAATTCGGAATGAAGCTTAAAAGGCATCCTGAATCCCACTAATGACTGAAGTCCGGAATCCAATTTCCACTGACAGAGAATCCGAAATACTGCACCTGGAATCAGGATTCCACGTTTGGAttgccttacatggggcgacttAAGGTCTCTCTTAAGTTCAAATTTGCAGCCGTTGGTGTAAAAGAAAGCTAAGTGAGAACTTCACCATTTGCCAAAGGGACTGCAGATCGTTCGTTTCGCTTCGCCAACTAATTACCATCTTGCAGTGCGGAACCGTGGCTTGTTTGGTTTTGTTACTCTATTTGGACGACACAATAACTCAAAGCATCAAAAACTATCCCTGGGATAACTCTTGCATGACGCAGTATGGTTTAAATAGATAATActatgttttattttctttctttctttttcagaacTAACTTTACTGTCTTTACTCTCCATAGGGCATAAAATAATATGGgaaatttttgctctttcattttttcagttcaGTCCCTAAGTTCAGTCTTCGTTCAGTATCAGCAATCTTCAAGGTACATATtagtctttttttcttaaaaaaaagtatatatatatattttttttttacttacagAGTACATGATCACAAGTAATATGCCCGACAGTGCGAGATTATCAGTTGTCCTGGGGCAGGAAGTAACATTCTGGTGTGGTGTGACCACTAAACGACGAATTGAGGTCACGTTTCAGTGGTTTAAGTACTTACGAGATCGCATTGTGACTAATCCTCATTTGAGAACCTGGAAAAGGGATATATATAACAACTTGTCAAATACCAGTGTCCAGAAAGGGTATCTTAAGATCCATGGCGCCAGATACTCCGACTCAGGACCATATACCTGCGAAGCAAAAGGGAATGGCGAGTCCATAATGAGAAAAAGCGTTGTCTTGACGATTCAAGGTATAATAGACGTTTAGGAAGGGCTAAGAAGTTGGCACAAGTTTGTTTAACTATATCACACTCTGGTTATGCAGAAATCACAAGCGAAATTAAGCATGCATTGATTTAATCATGGAGAATGGAATGTGCTTAAAGAGGAAAATAGGTGTAGCAAATTGTCCATCGAGTTAATGGGGAGAAAACTCAAGTTTCTCGAAAAGTTTTCTAGAAATCGATTGTACTGTAAAACCGTTCTGCCAAAGCCGACAGCTCAGCTTTTTTGATTCAATTCAATGCAACTTTTTTTTCCGTATTTCCTCAAATGATAACcgtccctcgaataatcgcctcCCGTTGACAGAAATGTCGAAAATAATCGCGTTCCTCTAATAATCTCTCCCCCACCTTTTACCCATAGCGGTAAATCGTGGAGCAAGAAGCTGATGTGGAGTCTGAGATCCAGTAACTAATCAGCGACGATTCAAGCTCTGGTGTCCAGAATATTGACATTGAAAACTACTCAAtaaaccaaatttggaacacttgaAAAGCACATGTTCAATCTATTTGGTgcgattatttttaattattaataataagataacaaaacaaattatttaGGGCACGACTACCAGTGAACAATATTTGAGATAATCgccttccctcgaataatcgcccctgTTGGTGCGAAATAACGCAGAAATAGTCTcggctattatttgaggaaatacggTAAGACGTGATCTAATACTGATGTAATCATTAACAGGGCCTCCAGATCCTCCAATAAGAATGTTCATTGTCCAGGAACCAGAAGCAGGCGAATCCGTGAATATTTCATGGGAacttggaaaatcaaatggtagCCCAATAAGGAAAATGGTCATCCAATACTCAACGCAATTTTCATCCGACACGTGGCAGACACTTACTGAAGTGGATGACCCAGCGGTGAAAGGCCGAAGACAGATTCAACTGTCACCATGGTTACGGTATACCTTTCGTGCTGTTGCTGTCAATGACATTGGAAATAGCACACCAAGTGCCCAGTCTTCTAGCATCCAAACACCTGCTGCAGGTACTTGCCTTACACCCTTACACCAAAAGTCtgattcaaaaaaaaattataagtaAAATTGAAATCCTGGTTAAGCCTGGTTTTACCAGGCTTTCGAAGTACATGTAAGCCTGGGTGAAATTTACCATGAAAGTCTGGTAACTCAGGTTTCGACCGAAAAATCTTAAGCGGAAATGGTTGGTTAGTCTGGTATTACCAGGCCTTCCTGGAAGGCCTGGTTAAAAGTTTCCACCACAAAAGCTTGGTGAgcctgattttattttccttaaGTGCAGTATTTCATTGAAATCCCTCGGGTTCAACGTCACTTCTCCCGGGATTCGGTTTGCTAATGTCAtgttttaagtctcactgcatTAAATTTGTGGGCTTTTCCAACAGCCTATCAGTAAGAGTCTCCTGGCAGGTCAGGTTTTGTCTTAAGTTATTGATATAATCAAACCTTGATTAACAGTCTATAAACCCTGACCTCTTTCCTTAGAGACCACTTTTTCTGGTCTGAAGTTGAGTCTTACATAGTGATAACCAGTGggtccagttgttcgaaggccgattagcgtttAACTCGGCGTTAAATTAAccctggttttcttttcttgggttcaaaagcattttcttggataattttctctgttattttaagagcttccaatcatcaacttgtagacaaaaagaattaaaactgaaatgctttttaagggTTCAAATCTGAagtcaaatctcgcactaacctcGGGTTGGACTCTTTCTCGGCATTTAAATGAACATTCAGACTTAATTGGATATTTCCTTAACTCAatactttttaactttttttcataATTCTTAGTATCAGGTAAGCATTTGATAATGTCTTCCCACACTTTAAGAAACGGAAGAGTGAAACAGGAATGTTAATATAAAGATTAAGTAGGAACTTTATGAAGGGTTTCATAAAGCGCTGTGACTCGAACCTCATCTTTGCCTCCAGTCTGTTATCGTTTTAGATTTCATGAGGAATGTTGTGCTTTATTTTTAAGGGACAATATAGCACAACAAATATAAGGTTTATCAAGCCATAGTATTAAAATAACTATGAGGTATCTTTATTTGCAGCTCCAAGCAGTTTTCCTCTTGAAGTGAGAGGTGAAGGAAAGTCCTCCTCATCACTTTCTATCAAATGGAGACCCCTTCCACTTCTCAAGCAGAATGGCCCAGGACTTTACTATGTGGTGTATTACCGAAGGGCAGATGGCAAAGGAAGGccgttcaggaaagaaatcagAAATTCTTCGTCATATGTTGTGACTGGCCTTAAGTTCTATACAAAGTATGAGATTCGACTACAAGCTGCCAATGTTAAAGGGTTTGGACCCAAAAGTCCGCCAGTGTTTGGCTATTCAGGAGAGAAAGGTAGAGAATTCAAAGTTTAGGCGTGCCAAAGGCATTCTCCATAGAAACTACATAATCCATCGTCAATGATTACTACTTCTTACCCTTTGAcacaaaaaaactttagctttcTTGTAAATATTCAGAACGTTTTGATTCCTATGTCCTTACCCATTTTAAACTGAATGCTGTCAACTTTTGCATTGCCAAAAAGCgagctgctgagcagtttccgtAGATTGAGGAGGCGACACGTAAAGTCAATATAAAACAAGGGAAATTTAACAAGAGAACAACATCCAGTGAGAGAGTAAAAAGAGTGCGTTATTCAGCAGAACTAGCTGCTTACCGCACCCCGCCAATACGAGCAGCTGATTGATTTCAGGAGTGTCTGTAAGAGtgatatattttatatatatatcgACAATTTTGGGAGAGAAATAGAAAAATTCCTatattgaaaacaataaaacgggCTCCTAGCCATATTATTGCTTTCATCCTGGAACTATTATTGTTTAAGTAATAAACGGCTTACTTTTATCTTCACAGTGCCAGCAGGCGCTCCAAGAGACTTACACGTGCGCATTACAACTCCAACTTCAGCGCATGCAACTTGGACTGGCGTTCCAAACACAAGGGAGGCAATCCGTGGCAAGCTACTGGGATACAAGGTACTTGCGCAATTGTGTGGAAATTGTAGATCAACATGTGCTCTCGCAATGGGTTTAAAAGTTGAGACCTTAAGTCGCGTGGCTCAGAGATCAGTCAGAATTGCAGTACCGAGGTCCCTTGTTCTAAGCCCACATACCAGGATACAAACCACTGCAGTTGGTTCACAATATATAGCGCCGCCGAGTCCAATACCTCAGTCAATTCTGTAAATATGGCCATGTGGGTTTTCTCCTAccattttctatttcatttgcTATATTTTGTTTATATTGTTAGTTTGGTTTTTATTAGCTTATTTAAGGACCTAATGCACAACTTTCATTAACTTCTACTGTACTTGTTAATTTTGTAATTGAAAGATCGTTGACTgatgaattattttaaaatgaatgacaaacaaaacaaaaaaaaacttgtactCAGTTTCCTTTCTTTCATTGAGAAAGAGTTTCTCCTGTGCCTTGTAGGTTTATTTCTGGAAAACTCCAAGTGGTCAAACGCCTGATAAGAACGCCAGATTCCAAAGTACCATCGACACGTCCACCACCTTGCATCTAGAAGCCTTTACCTCCTACAGATTTCAGGTCGTTGCGTACAACAGTGTTGGTGACGGACCAGCGAGTAATGTTGTGGGGCCCCTGACTACACCTGAATCCGGTAAAGactttggatcaatttaggttcctggaaaactgcccacctaccccttccctaagccaacactttgccctaagtgagaattaagtgttaatgttaacttaggggaggagtaggtgggcagtttcccagatcCACgactttttaataatttaatatgaGGGCCAAGAAATTGATTAcattattaattgtttttattttttttcccgcgGGACCAAGGGAGACAAGTTaagtgatggtcagttactacGGTTACGAGATATGATGTCATAAGTAGTAGGTGGTCTAATCAGTTTTGAGTGAAGAAGCATGTTTTGTCAACTTCTTTTagcaataaaagtaaatattgtggataaaatgatgcaaagtaattatttatgtattgttgttaccacaaaaaaaaaatattaattttcactgttttacctgatttctaattcctGATAAATTCCAAAATGGCGACcatgttggtgacgtcacaggcctccagcaagGTCCCTCCCCCTAAAATATACCACGTtttgtagagaagatcaaaggcttttcactgaaggcaaaatcgtttcgaaatacagCAACGTATCAAAAACTCAGGGGAGAGGTTGAATCGATCCCCTTTGTACCACACCGTGGGGGAAAAGCCTTTGCGCGTACGTTCGAGGGTAACTTTCGCAAGGGCTTCTGGGATCGTTATTGGGTGCGCGCTGATGAGCTATTGGTCCACTGATCAAGTTCCataagtctttgcgaaagttaactcggcccagcgTCCTTATCATTGCGGGCAACAAGAGGAACGCACAATCCTAGTCTCCacgttgttattacgcatgtgTCGCATGTATGTGGCCAGCAtgcgtttggacttccactaagaatgaatgaaatgcaCAAAACGCAGTTTGATCACGTGCTTTTCGAATTTCTACCCCGAGTCATCttatcacgcgtgttttgaccgtCTGTCAGTGAAACTTAAGCAAAAGCCCCGTTTGACTGCGTTTGGACCTCCGATCGTTGttgcccgcactccgtaacctttggtcaTTACAAGTTTATAAAAGTGTTAATTGCCActtatatttacttttttctccAGTACCAGATTCTCCTCGCAGTATTTCAATCAACGTTCAGAACGATTCTCACATACTTCTGCAATGGCAGCCGCCAGAACATGTCAATGGAGCCATCAATGGTTATCAAGTTACTGCTCAGAAACAGCCAGAAATAATGACAGCGATAATTTGGAGAACTAATGACAGTTCAACTGAAATACTAATGGATCATATAGATTTCCAAGCGGTTTACAGAATATCAGTACTGGCTATTAACAGAATGGGGAAAGGTCCACCCGTGACTGTTACATTTGATTTATCTGCAGGTTGGTTTCTATAATGGTGAGATATCATCTTACGAACAATATTAGGTATTCAAAGGGCTAAGGCTTTGGCATTTCTTGTATTGAAAGACTGACAGTGGTATAATAGTACTTGGGAGATAAATTTGTGCCCCAAATAATTCACACTACTAGGTCGTAAAAGAATTTGATGTTTTGAGTCGGCTGTTTTGTACCGAAAGGTCTGGGGTTATTAGGGGACAAGCAGGGTTCGTATAGTGtattgaattcttgaaaaagttttgaaatttgcccagcaattttccagaccttgaaaaagtctggaaaatggaGATAAAGTCTCGcgaaaatagaaatagaaataggtctctattgatcacctattagtttgataaccttgagtctggaaaagGAAATTGTTGTTTGGAAAAAcgtctgaaaaaaaaacgaatatGGTCAACTTTCAAATCcgtattccaaagcccaggattccggattcgacAAGCAAAAATGTACTTGGGTTGAAAAGACTGAGTGATAGGACCATCCCACCTTagaaaaagtgattttttttctcacgtgACACTGAATATATTTTAGGgtcctctttaaaaaaaaatagtgggGCCATGTTTTTTGACTGCCCTTCCCCATTTTTCGATCACTATGTAGGCTTTTCGGCCTGAGCGACCACTCCCGACAATAATGCAAAACATAGAGGACTGAACAGTCTATTCTCTGTTCGTTTCGTTCACACTTGCTAAGTCGTCTGTTCCTTCTGTTGTAGCACCTGCAGTGGCTCCCACTAATGTTAAGGCAGGGTTTGATGTAAATAGCAAGGAAGCTAGACTATCATGGAAAAGTTCACTGACTGACATAGAAGGTTTTAGGGTAAGTAGAAACAATAAATATCAAAAAGGTTATATATAACCTTTGTGCATTTTAAATTGCTGTCTGTATCTAAGGATATGGCGCAGAATGTGAGTGGACACTTTGAATCATGAGTAAGGCGGTCAGTTTCCTACATAGGAAAAACCGCGCAGACTTTCAAAAATACTAGATCGAAGAGTGTGATTCAGTTCACGCTTCACTCGTAATACTTTCAGACCTATGTTTCTAGCTCGACTTTATAAGTAAAATATCCCAAgaataatggctaaaaaattCTGCACGTTAATTTCTT
This window contains:
- the LOC140922573 gene encoding contactin-4-like — encoded protein: MSKHVRDSWDLQQMISQQLTKSFNSKGFVISIISFTGFANRLAIRIQPNDVTITPGTDHITIHCMKSEDSEVKWYRNGNAIKVHHDPDLQVTSDGSLFVRNPRKERDEGSYRCEVSSWEKVLISRLVTVRFPYLNDFSVGDQAYDVRKGESAVLRCQAPDSFPHRTIQWSKITAGIETTLVKSSHYVVSKEGDLHFAFADKMDEGVYVCTVTNLFLSLPDQRKRRTINFGVLPDKRQSSKPPQVAEEFEKPKTALKGEKFILECIVYGKPVPSITLKKKGTHVTLGTTTGNVNRLVIDSFAPHDAGKYMCTASDDSGASNKKSTVITVEAKPEWVTKPQDTTSVSHSSVVLPCMAFGLPVVQYKWYFNGKPVKETERYHFSNGNLTIKGLTHSDNGMYQCFVGNKHGELHADVELTVSEIPAGFGTGSRTPQSNLQALVHTNVELICNPTGEPKPTVRWRFGPMLVQDSGRHRILSNGNLRISNLTESDSGEYTCEVSNRLAKASRKGFLRVVEYMITSNMPDSARLSVVLGQEVTFWCGVTTKRRIEVTFQWFKYLRDRIVTNPHLRTWKRDIYNNLSNTSVQKGYLKIHGARYSDSGPYTCEAKGNGESIMRKSVVLTIQGPPDPPIRMFIVQEPEAGESVNISWELGKSNGSPIRKMVIQYSTQFSSDTWQTLTEVDDPAVKGRRQIQLSPWLRYTFRAVAVNDIGNSTPSAQSSSIQTPAAAPSSFPLEVRGEGKSSSSLSIKWRPLPLLKQNGPGLYYVVYYRRADGKGRPFRKEIRNSSSYVVTGLKFYTKYEIRLQAANVKGFGPKSPPVFGYSGEKVPAGAPRDLHVRITTPTSAHATWTGVPNTREAIRGKLLGYKVYFWKTPSGQTPDKNARFQSTIDTSTTLHLEAFTSYRFQVVAYNSVGDGPASNVVGPLTTPESVPDSPRSISINVQNDSHILLQWQPPEHVNGAINGYQVTAQKQPEIMTAIIWRTNDSSTEILMDHIDFQAVYRISVLAINRMGKGPPVTVTFDLSAAPAVAPTNVKAGFDVNSKEARLSWKSSLTDIEGFRIFYWGESNNLRTVDVDRARRRKEIMSGLENEHKLYFQIAAFKIIHGGHYIVGQRSKKVTAGNVPVSDTLSSGCMNDKAKTFILSSLILLLASLQWLLVR